A genomic window from Streptomyces sp. NBC_01429 includes:
- a CDS encoding threonine/serine ThrE exporter family protein, which yields MVAEPDGPEDRKPQSDEARSAFTPPLGVEQPPLPEDDQPTSEFALPEGLEGLAEVAPEPEGSAFDLPGGTPLTGPGPLGGRSAGAFTPTHGLPLAMLPKDAPWQDRMRTLLRMPVGDRPVPETVQRHDDNGPAVPRVLDLTLRIGELLLAGGEGAEDVEAAMFAVTRAYGLDHCEPTVTFTLLSISHQPSLVEDPVTASRTVRRRGTDYTRLSAVYTLIDDITTEDTDVTLEEAYRRLAEIRRNRHPYPGWALTVASGLLAGSASVLVGGDAVVFVAAALGAMLGDRLAWLCAGRGLPEFYQFVAAAMPPAAMGVALTLLSSALHWGGRPSAVITGGLFALLPGRALVAGVQDGLTGYYITAAARLLEVMYFFIAIVIGVLIVLYLGVQLDAQLNPDAALHTVERPWVQILAAVALSFAFAILLQQERSTVLMVSLNGGVAWIIYAAMADTGKISPVAATAVAAGLVGLFGQLFSRYQFASALPYVTAAIGPLLPGSATYFGLLGFAQNELDRGLASLSKAVALALAIAVGVNLGGEVSRLFLKVPGSGRASSRRAAKRTRGF from the coding sequence GTGGTGGCCGAGCCGGACGGTCCGGAGGACCGAAAGCCTCAGTCGGACGAGGCGCGCAGCGCCTTCACTCCACCCCTCGGGGTGGAGCAGCCGCCGCTTCCCGAGGACGACCAGCCCACCTCCGAGTTCGCGCTGCCCGAGGGGCTGGAGGGGCTGGCCGAGGTCGCCCCCGAGCCGGAGGGCTCGGCCTTCGACCTGCCGGGCGGTACGCCGCTGACCGGCCCGGGGCCGCTCGGCGGGCGGTCGGCGGGGGCGTTCACCCCTACGCACGGTCTTCCCCTGGCGATGCTGCCGAAGGACGCGCCGTGGCAGGACCGGATGCGCACGCTGCTGCGGATGCCGGTCGGGGACCGTCCCGTACCGGAGACGGTCCAGCGGCACGACGACAACGGGCCGGCCGTGCCCCGCGTGCTGGACCTGACGCTGCGTATCGGCGAACTGCTGCTGGCGGGCGGCGAGGGCGCCGAGGACGTGGAGGCCGCGATGTTCGCGGTCACGCGCGCGTACGGCCTCGACCACTGCGAGCCGACCGTCACGTTCACCCTGCTGTCGATCTCCCATCAGCCGTCGCTGGTGGAGGACCCGGTGACGGCCAGCCGGACGGTCCGCAGGCGGGGTACGGACTACACGCGGCTGTCCGCCGTGTACACGCTGATCGACGACATCACGACCGAGGACACGGACGTCACGCTGGAGGAGGCGTACCGGCGGCTGGCGGAGATCCGCCGTAACCGGCACCCCTACCCCGGCTGGGCGCTGACGGTGGCGAGCGGGCTGCTGGCGGGGTCCGCGTCCGTGCTGGTCGGCGGTGACGCGGTGGTGTTCGTGGCGGCGGCGCTGGGCGCGATGCTCGGCGACCGGCTGGCCTGGCTGTGCGCGGGGCGCGGGCTGCCGGAGTTCTACCAGTTCGTGGCCGCCGCGATGCCGCCCGCCGCGATGGGGGTGGCGCTGACGCTGCTGAGTTCGGCCCTGCACTGGGGCGGCCGGCCCTCGGCGGTGATCACCGGTGGGCTGTTCGCGCTGCTGCCGGGGCGGGCGCTGGTGGCGGGGGTACAGGACGGTCTCACCGGGTACTACATCACCGCGGCGGCGCGGCTCCTCGAAGTCATGTACTTCTTCATCGCGATCGTCATCGGTGTGCTGATCGTGCTGTATCTGGGGGTGCAGCTGGACGCGCAGCTCAACCCGGACGCGGCGCTGCACACCGTGGAGCGGCCGTGGGTGCAGATCCTGGCGGCGGTGGCGCTGAGCTTCGCGTTCGCCATCCTGCTCCAGCAGGAACGTTCCACCGTGCTGATGGTGTCGCTCAACGGCGGGGTGGCGTGGATCATCTACGCCGCGATGGCGGACACGGGCAAGATCTCGCCGGTGGCGGCGACGGCGGTCGCGGCGGGGCTGGTGGGGCTGTTCGGGCAGCTGTTCTCGCGCTACCAGTTCGCGTCGGCGCTGCCCTACGTGACGGCGGCGATCGGCCCGCTGCTGCCGGGCTCAGCGACGTACTTCGGGCTGCTGGGCTTCGCGCAGAACGAGCTGGACCGGGGGCTGGCGTCGCTCTCCAAGGCGGTGGCCCTCGCACTGGCGATCGCGGTGGGGGTGAACCTCGGTGGAGAGGTGTCGCGGCTGTTCCTGAAGGTGCCGGGCTCCGGCCGGGCGTCGAGCCGCCGCGCGGCCAAGCGGACGCGCGGCTTCTGA
- a CDS encoding inorganic diphosphatase, with amino-acid sequence MEFDVTIEIPKGSRNKYEVDHETGRIRLDRRLFTSTSYPADYGFVENTLGEDGDPLDALVILDEPTFPGCLIKCRAIGMFRMTDEAGGDDKLLCVPASDPRVEHLRDIHHVSEFDRLEIQHFFEVYKDLEPGKSVEGADWVGRAEAEAEIEASYKRLEAQGGAH; translated from the coding sequence GTGGAGTTCGACGTCACCATCGAGATCCCGAAGGGTTCGCGGAACAAGTACGAGGTGGACCACGAGACCGGTCGGATCCGCCTCGACCGTCGTCTCTTCACCTCGACCAGTTACCCCGCCGACTACGGCTTCGTCGAGAACACCCTCGGCGAGGACGGCGACCCGCTGGACGCGCTGGTCATCCTGGACGAGCCCACCTTCCCCGGATGTCTCATCAAGTGCCGCGCGATCGGCATGTTCCGGATGACCGACGAGGCCGGCGGCGACGACAAGCTGCTGTGCGTCCCGGCGTCCGACCCCCGGGTGGAGCACCTGCGCGACATCCACCATGTCTCGGAGTTCGACCGCCTGGAGATCCAGCACTTCTTCGAGGTCTACAAGGACCTGGAGCCCGGCAAGTCCGTCGAGGGCGCCGACTGGGTCGGCCGCGCCGAGGCCGAGGCCGAGATCGAGGCGTCGTACAAGCGGCTCGAAGCGCAGGGCGGCGCGCACTGA
- the dacB gene encoding D-alanyl-D-alanine carboxypeptidase/D-alanyl-D-alanine endopeptidase, which yields MVEPKAWQFAAGSVVVGLTLAAVVVAATGPWDSGQRKAERQWAAAQSRTGGADHDGSAPRAPAPAPSAAAVLAGLSGSGTGAVGQGKASGKDVPGQPSRLPPELASRLAKTLGPLLDADALGPVRTASVVDAATGERLYGKGEGNPMTPASTVKIATMAAALTALGPDHRIATTVRATPDGRRITLVGGGDATLDRTGLARLADDTVRALRDRGVTEVELRYDTSLYSGPREHPIGPNDNIAPVVALMSRQGRLDKSAAGPAPRSGNPAGDAARVFAALLRERGVRTADAPERSRAPKGSQLLARTYSSPLSALVERALTESDNDIAESLARQTALAAGEPASFDGAGRAVLAQLRKLELPVTGAVLDDGSGLNRTDRVSASLLTALLARAASPDHPELRPVLTGLPVARFTGTLRTRYADAGAAAGLVRAKTGTLSGVNTLAGTVVDAEGRLLAFAFMAGSTEAPDTAQAALDRLSAALVPAKNAAASPAP from the coding sequence ATGGTTGAGCCGAAAGCGTGGCAGTTCGCGGCGGGTTCCGTCGTCGTGGGCCTGACGCTCGCCGCCGTGGTGGTGGCCGCGACCGGCCCCTGGGACTCCGGTCAGCGTAAGGCCGAGCGGCAGTGGGCGGCCGCCCAGAGCCGTACGGGTGGCGCAGATCACGACGGATCCGCCCCCCGCGCGCCCGCGCCCGCCCCCAGCGCCGCCGCCGTGCTCGCCGGACTGAGCGGCTCCGGTACGGGGGCCGTCGGCCAGGGCAAGGCGTCCGGGAAGGACGTGCCCGGACAGCCCTCGCGGCTCCCGCCGGAACTCGCCTCCCGGCTCGCGAAGACCCTCGGACCGCTCCTCGACGCCGACGCGCTCGGCCCGGTGCGCACGGCCTCCGTGGTCGACGCCGCGACCGGCGAGCGGCTGTACGGGAAGGGCGAGGGCAACCCGATGACCCCGGCCTCCACCGTCAAGATCGCGACGATGGCCGCCGCCCTCACCGCCCTCGGCCCCGACCACCGCATCGCCACCACCGTCAGGGCCACCCCGGACGGCCGCCGGATCACCCTGGTCGGCGGCGGCGACGCCACCCTCGACCGCACGGGCCTCGCCCGGCTCGCCGACGACACCGTCCGCGCCCTGCGCGACCGGGGCGTCACCGAGGTCGAGCTGCGCTACGACACGTCCCTCTACTCCGGCCCCCGCGAACACCCCATCGGCCCCAACGACAACATCGCCCCCGTCGTCGCGCTGATGTCCCGGCAGGGGCGGCTCGACAAGTCGGCCGCGGGACCCGCGCCGCGCAGCGGAAATCCGGCCGGCGACGCCGCCCGGGTCTTCGCCGCGCTGCTGCGCGAACGGGGCGTCCGTACCGCCGACGCACCCGAACGGAGCAGAGCGCCCAAGGGTTCGCAGCTCCTCGCCCGTACCTACTCCAGCCCCCTGTCCGCCCTGGTGGAACGCGCCCTGACCGAGAGCGACAACGACATCGCGGAATCCCTGGCCCGGCAGACCGCCCTGGCCGCCGGTGAGCCCGCGAGCTTCGACGGCGCGGGCCGCGCCGTCCTGGCACAGCTCAGGAAGCTCGAACTGCCCGTCACCGGGGCCGTGCTGGACGACGGCAGCGGACTCAACCGCACGGACCGGGTCAGCGCCTCGCTGCTCACCGCCCTGCTGGCACGCGCCGCCTCCCCCGACCACCCCGAGCTGCGCCCCGTCCTGACCGGACTGCCCGTCGCCCGGTTCACCGGCACGCTCCGCACCCGCTACGCGGACGCCGGGGCGGCGGCCGGGCTCGTCCGCGCCAAGACGGGCACGCTCAGCGGGGTGAACACCCTGGCGGGGACGGTCGTGGACGCCGAGGGGCGGCTGCTGGCCTTCGCGTTCATGGCGGGCTCCACGGAGGCCCCCGACACCGCGCAGGCGGCCCTGGACCGGCTCTCGGCGGCCCTGGTCCCGGCGAAGAACGCCGCTGCTTCCCCGGCCCCCTAG
- a CDS encoding zinc-dependent metalloprotease: MTSIGGAEMVDWNLAVATATRLARPGPEVSRDEAREIVAELRRHAKAAEEHVRGYTRMIPEGHEPPDTPVLVVDRAGWVKANVAGFRELLKPLFEKMKDRRSATPGGAVLGAVGGKVTGVEVGMLLSFMSSRVLGQYETFAPATRDLPAAADGGGRLLLVAPNIVHVERELDVDPHDFRLWVALHEETHRTQFTGVPWLRDHLQGEIQSFLDETDVDPMTVVERLREAAQSLSGGRPEGERDEDGHSIVELVQTPGQREILSRLTAVMSLLEGHADFVMDGVGPQVVPSVAEIREKFQQRRASGAGRLDQALRKLLGLDAKLRQYRDGERFVRSVVEEVGMDGFNRVWTSPNTLPTKAEIAKPADWVARVHRKADS, from the coding sequence ATGACGAGCATCGGTGGTGCAGAGATGGTCGACTGGAACCTCGCGGTGGCGACCGCGACCCGCCTCGCACGGCCGGGGCCCGAGGTCAGCCGCGACGAGGCGCGCGAGATCGTCGCCGAACTGCGGCGGCACGCCAAGGCCGCCGAGGAGCACGTCCGGGGGTACACCCGGATGATCCCCGAGGGCCACGAGCCACCGGACACCCCCGTCCTGGTCGTCGACCGGGCCGGCTGGGTCAAGGCCAACGTCGCGGGCTTCCGGGAGTTGCTCAAGCCGCTGTTCGAGAAGATGAAGGACCGGCGCTCCGCCACCCCGGGCGGCGCCGTGCTCGGCGCCGTCGGCGGCAAGGTCACCGGCGTCGAGGTCGGCATGCTGCTGTCCTTCATGTCCTCCCGCGTGCTCGGCCAGTACGAGACCTTCGCCCCCGCCACCCGCGACCTCCCGGCCGCCGCCGACGGTGGCGGCCGACTGCTGCTCGTCGCCCCCAACATCGTCCACGTCGAGCGGGAACTCGACGTCGACCCGCACGACTTCAGGCTCTGGGTCGCCCTCCACGAGGAGACGCACCGTACCCAGTTCACCGGCGTGCCGTGGCTGCGCGACCACCTCCAGGGCGAGATCCAGTCGTTCCTGGACGAGACCGACGTCGACCCGATGACCGTGGTCGAACGGCTCCGCGAGGCCGCCCAGTCGCTCTCCGGAGGCCGCCCCGAGGGAGAGCGGGACGAGGACGGCCACTCCATCGTCGAGCTGGTCCAGACCCCCGGGCAGCGCGAGATCCTCAGCAGGCTCACGGCCGTGATGTCCCTGCTCGAAGGTCACGCCGACTTCGTGATGGACGGTGTCGGACCGCAGGTCGTGCCCTCCGTCGCCGAGATCCGCGAGAAGTTCCAGCAGCGCAGGGCCAGCGGCGCCGGCCGGCTCGACCAGGCGCTGCGCAAGCTGCTCGGCCTCGACGCCAAGCTGCGCCAGTACCGGGACGGGGAGCGGTTCGTACGCTCCGTGGTCGAGGAGGTCGGCATGGACGGCTTCAACCGCGTCTGGACCTCGCCGAACACCCTCCCCACCAAGGCGGAGATCGCCAAACCGGCGGATTGGGTCGCGAGGGTGCACCGTAAGGCCGATTCCTGA